One window of the Lusitaniella coriacea LEGE 07157 genome contains the following:
- a CDS encoding D-glycero-alpha-D-manno-heptose-1,7-bisphosphate 7-phosphatase, which yields MNNQGKPAVFLDRDGVLNREIGYIKKLEDLTLISGAAKAVRRLNEANIFCCLVTNQAGAARGFYPLEHVLDLNQRLCDLLEAEAGAKLDALYYCRYLSAPAGGKTPELTRWSTWRKPNTGMLVAAAWEYNLDLKRSVVVGDKATDIDLANNVGAKGILVQTGYGKEILKGEYQHRAHPDYVAADLTQAVDWIFGHMKSA from the coding sequence ATGAACAATCAAGGAAAACCCGCCGTTTTTTTAGATCGAGATGGTGTTCTCAATCGTGAAATTGGCTACATCAAAAAACTGGAAGACTTAACCTTAATTTCCGGTGCAGCTAAAGCCGTTCGTCGGTTGAATGAGGCAAATATTTTTTGCTGCTTGGTCACGAATCAGGCGGGTGCGGCGAGAGGCTTTTACCCCCTCGAACACGTTCTCGATCTCAACCAACGGTTGTGCGATCTCCTGGAGGCGGAAGCGGGGGCAAAATTAGATGCACTGTACTACTGTCGCTATCTCAGCGCTCCCGCAGGGGGCAAAACTCCCGAATTAACGCGCTGGAGTACTTGGCGCAAACCCAATACGGGAATGTTGGTTGCGGCGGCTTGGGAGTATAACCTCGATCTCAAACGCAGTGTTGTTGTGGGGGACAAGGCGACAGATATCGACTTGGCGAATAATGTGGGAGCAAAGGGTATTTTGGTACAAACGGGGTATGGAAAGGAAATTTTAAAAGGGGAGTACCAACACCGCGCGCATCCGGATTATGTGGCGGCAGATTTGACTCAAGCGGTAGATTGGATCTTCGGTCATATGAAATCCGCTTAG
- the ureE gene encoding urease accessory protein UreE — translation MVFTRRLSELADVSAAEKTATVRLTLALTAEERTRSRYRFETPKGRILILQLPRGTVLRDRDWLHSPTGEVLQILAKPEPLLRVTANTPLDLLRAAYHLGNRHVPLEVTSTYLHLSPDPVLKKMLEQLGVAVCEEVAPFHPEMGAYQHH, via the coding sequence ATCGTTTTTACACGCCGTTTGTCCGAACTGGCTGATGTTTCAGCCGCAGAAAAGACTGCAACCGTTCGCCTCACCCTCGCACTCACCGCAGAAGAACGCACTCGTAGTCGCTATCGCTTTGAAACGCCGAAAGGACGAATTCTCATTTTGCAACTTCCCAGGGGAACTGTTTTGCGCGATCGCGATTGGCTGCATTCTCCCACGGGAGAGGTGCTACAAATTCTCGCGAAACCCGAACCCCTATTACGGGTAACAGCAAACACCCCCCTAGATTTGCTCCGCGCCGCTTATCATTTAGGCAATCGCCACGTTCCCTTAGAGGTGACATCAACCTATTTACACTTATCTCCCGATCCTGTACTTAAAAAGATGCTCGAACAATTAGGCGTAGCGGTTTGTGAAGAAGTGGCTCCCTTTCACCCGGAAATGGGTGCGTATCAGCATCATTGA
- a CDS encoding response regulator has translation MRILLVEDDDNTAQLLVRVLADRHYLVDRAEDGEMGWDFAETFEYDLILLDVVLPKLNGIDFCQKRRKIGDRTPILLLTAQDNSTEKVEGLDAGADDYLVKPFNCEELLARVRALLRRGNDALPPAIEWGALRLDPSGCTVTYRGKLLKLTAKEYQLLELFLRNPHRVFSQSALLDRLWSFDEPPSETAVRTQIKGLRQKLKRVGASASLIETIYGLGYRLNGKGEPSEKSQPQAPAGDKNYLQTIWQQNKSKYLDRVAVIDRAIANPQDVKIQDALREAHTLVGALGIFGLHGASQQARAVEQMLKGKDNWTTQQENLLFQHLALLRKEIEWGEQNVQPHSPMSQSAIANKRLLIVDDDAALVRVLTAAAIAQGMEVETASDLAQARDILQHQHLDIVLLDLGFPDSTESGLALLTELVRSHPNLPTLVFTAKESFATRVKVARLGGRGFLHKTISPSEVMNAIARVLHCTEPPLAKVLIVDRDPQLLDRLRTLLEPWGLRVILLDDPQQFWQVLKSTHPDLLILDVEMPEFDSIDLCQVVRNDPQWQDLPILILSAHRDSKTVQRVFFAGADDYIPKPIVEPELIARVFNRLERSQLRRTMVAERLTARRERALSQVRRD, from the coding sequence GTGAGAATTTTATTAGTCGAAGACGACGACAACACGGCCCAATTGCTTGTTCGAGTCCTCGCCGATCGTCACTACCTTGTCGATCGCGCGGAGGATGGCGAAATGGGTTGGGATTTCGCGGAAACTTTTGAGTACGATTTGATTTTACTCGATGTTGTCCTCCCCAAATTAAATGGGATTGATTTTTGCCAAAAACGGCGGAAAATTGGGGATCGCACGCCCATTTTACTCTTAACCGCTCAAGATAACAGTACGGAAAAAGTTGAGGGTTTGGATGCGGGAGCGGACGACTATCTGGTCAAACCTTTCAATTGTGAGGAGTTGTTAGCGCGGGTTCGGGCGTTACTGCGTCGGGGAAATGACGCGCTCCCCCCAGCAATTGAATGGGGTGCGTTGCGGCTCGATCCTAGTGGCTGTACGGTGACTTATAGAGGAAAACTCCTCAAGCTGACGGCGAAAGAGTACCAACTTCTAGAACTATTTTTACGCAATCCCCACCGAGTTTTTAGTCAAAGCGCCCTGCTCGACCGCCTTTGGTCTTTTGACGAACCGCCTTCTGAAACTGCTGTCCGAACCCAGATTAAGGGGTTGCGACAAAAACTGAAGCGGGTGGGAGCCTCGGCAAGTTTAATCGAGACGATTTACGGATTGGGGTATCGACTCAATGGCAAGGGCGAACCCTCGGAGAAATCCCAACCTCAAGCGCCTGCTGGCGACAAGAATTATTTACAAACGATTTGGCAGCAAAACAAGTCGAAATACCTCGATCGCGTGGCTGTCATCGATCGCGCGATTGCCAATCCCCAAGACGTTAAGATACAAGATGCTTTGCGGGAAGCCCATACCCTAGTGGGAGCGCTGGGGATTTTTGGCTTGCACGGTGCATCCCAACAGGCACGAGCGGTCGAGCAGATGTTAAAGGGGAAAGACAATTGGACGACTCAGCAAGAAAATCTCCTGTTTCAACATCTTGCGCTGCTGCGAAAGGAAATTGAATGGGGAGAGCAAAACGTGCAACCCCACAGTCCGATGTCCCAAAGCGCGATCGCGAACAAACGTTTATTAATTGTCGATGATGATGCTGCTCTGGTAAGGGTTCTAACTGCTGCCGCGATCGCCCAAGGAATGGAGGTGGAAACGGCGAGCGATCTTGCCCAAGCCAGAGACATCCTACAACACCAGCACCTGGATATTGTTTTACTCGATCTGGGTTTCCCCGATTCCACAGAAAGCGGATTGGCATTGTTGACGGAGTTGGTTCGTTCTCATCCCAACCTTCCCACTCTCGTTTTCACCGCAAAGGAAAGTTTTGCTACCCGCGTGAAAGTCGCTCGGTTGGGGGGACGGGGTTTTTTGCACAAGACAATTTCTCCCTCAGAAGTGATGAACGCGATCGCGCGAGTCCTCCACTGTACCGAACCCCCTCTGGCAAAGGTTTTAATTGTCGATCGAGATCCCCAACTCCTCGATCGTTTGCGAACGCTTCTCGAACCCTGGGGATTGCGGGTTATTCTGCTCGACGATCCTCAACAATTTTGGCAAGTCCTCAAAAGTACCCACCCCGACTTACTGATATTAGATGTAGAAATGCCTGAATTCGATAGTATTGACCTGTGCCAAGTGGTTCGTAACGATCCCCAATGGCAAGACTTGCCGATTTTGATTCTGTCGGCGCATCGAGATTCAAAAACAGTACAGCGCGTGTTTTTCGCCGGAGCAGATGACTATATTCCCAAACCCATTGTCGAACCCGAATTAATTGCCCGCGTCTTCAATCGCCTAGAACGCAGCCAACTGCGACGCA
- a CDS encoding DUF4168 domain-containing protein, which yields MLTLKCSRSVWDKILVRYLVIGTLAATGVLAGVVPTISNQSPGLTFQNTAQAVDLSSKELLDYAKVLLAIEPLRQSTYDDIKRIVGSRSSRIPNIVCSQPSSFRELPGNARQIAINYCNSSREIVRSHELTIERFNQITTSVQSDPGLKRRVQNAMIQLQR from the coding sequence ATGTTGACCCTAAAGTGTTCCCGCTCTGTTTGGGATAAAATTCTCGTTCGCTACCTGGTTATTGGTACCCTTGCCGCAACAGGCGTACTTGCTGGAGTCGTACCGACGATTTCTAATCAATCTCCTGGCTTAACCTTTCAAAATACAGCCCAAGCTGTCGATCTCAGTTCCAAAGAACTCCTTGACTACGCAAAGGTACTTCTCGCGATCGAACCCCTGCGACAGTCCACCTATGATGATATCAAGCGTATCGTCGGATCTAGATCCAGCAGGATTCCTAACATTGTTTGCTCTCAACCCTCAAGTTTCAGGGAACTACCTGGCAATGCACGACAAATCGCTATCAACTACTGCAATAGTTCTAGAGAAATCGTGCGCAGTCATGAATTGACAATCGAGCGTTTCAATCAAATTACAACGAGCGTACAATCCGATCCGGGTTTAAAAAGAAGAGTGCAAAATGCCATGATTCAATTACAACGTTGA